Within Benincasa hispida cultivar B227 unplaced genomic scaffold, ASM972705v1 Contig945, whole genome shotgun sequence, the genomic segment GATGCATGGCTGAAGATGTTATGAAACACGTGCAATGCGCTCTAATAATCTGCAGCCATTCTTGAAAGGATGGCTGGCCAAAGGTCTCCAATTAGGTCTTCATATCACTTGGGAGAGTCATTAACCATTTGAAAGACTTTAGGATGGTGCATCGATACTCATGAGAGAAATTCTATGTAACAAGGAAAAGTGTTCTTGGACATCGTTACAATTTATGCATAGAACACAGAATACATCCTCTAGGCAATACGGAGCCGTTTGGCCATTGTCTCATGCACAATGGCGAAGGGCCTGTTTGGAGTAAATTTTCAAGTTCTTAAGTTGGAAAGTCCCAAACCGCCCCATAAAACACTCTTTTATCTTCTTTAGGTATTTGTCCTTCCAAATGCTTTTGTAGAGGGGATGTAACAACCAGCCTATTGAGACTCGTAAACTTATAATAGAGAGAACAAACCTTAAAAGTGCTCGATGGATCCAAAGGCCACAGGAAATCGTTCTTCCTTGCTGCGAAGAGTGTCTTCTGTAAGCGTGTTCAAAGAAGCCCATTCTTCCATTCCCTCCTCAATCAACTGTAAATTCATCCATGTGTTTTTTAAGCCTTTATTCCTATCTGGTAAAAAGAAAGGGTCAATTCAATTGCAAATACTAACATAGCTTAAAATGAATGCATAACTTCATCATGAAAGTATCCAATGCCACAAAGGCAATTAATCAATGCATTTAATTCATGATGTGTCCTGTCTCCCATGCTAAAAACATACAGCCCATCCTTGAGTTCAATCCAGCTACAACCTGGTGTCTTCTTAACATTTTGTTCATTCATTGTTCGTCTAACCTCCAATGCTTCTTCATATCGACCTACGACTCCATACATACTAGACATCAATATATAACTACCACTACCACAATGCTCAGGTTCAAGTCGCGTTATCTTTTCTCCAACAACTTTTCCCAACTCTGCATTCCCATGAAGTCGACATGCTCCCAATAATGCCATCCACAAAACAAGGTTTTCTTGAAGAGGTATTCTTTGAGCCAGCTCATAAGCTTCCTCTACATGTCCTGCTCGACCGAGCATGTCGATTATACAAGTATAATGCTCAATAGTTGGAACCACACCAAATTCAAGTTCCATTCGAGTTAAGAATGATCGCCCTTGATGTACAAAACCTGCATGACTACAAGCAGATAAAACTCCAACAAATGTAACAGCATCTGGTTTAATTTGAGCCTCACACATAAGATGAAACATATCCAATGCCTCTTTACCATATCCATGCATTGCATAACCCATAATCATGATGTTCCAAGACGCCACATCCTTATTCCTTGTTAGATCAAATACTATGTCAGCATTTTTCATGCATCCACACTTCGCATACATGTCCATAACAGCATTGTTTAATAATACGTCATCaccgttttcattttttcccaATCCGTTAACAATCATATATCCATGAATTTCTCTACCATGCATGAGGGCAGCCAAGTGAGAACAAGCTGGAAGTACAGCAGTGATAGTAACCACATCAGGTAGAACCCTAGAACCTAACATCTTGCCAAAAAGTCTCAAGGTACTATCATGATCACCACATTGCTCATGAGCAGATATAACTGAATTCCATGAAAACAAATCCTTCTCATTTATCATCTCAAAAATCATTAAAGCATCTTCAATATGCTTGCATTTCCCATACATATCAATCAGTGCATTTGAAACTGCAACACATGAACTATAACCCATTTTTGTTACAATTCCATGAATTGCTCTACCATTGTTAATATCTCTCATCAAAGTAAGAATAGACAAAATTCCAGTCATTGTAAATCTACAAGGTGAAATCCCTTCTTTACCCATATTCTTAAAAACCACTACTGCTTTGTTGAGGCGACCAATTTGGGTGTAACCATTGATCATTGCATTCCAAAGCACAACATCTCTCTCGGGTAACTCTTCAAAAACTTTCTCTGCATCCTCCATCATGTCAACCTTCAAGTAAGTATTGACAAGAGCACTGCCAACAAACACATCCAACTCCAATCCCATTTTAAATAAACAACCATGAATCTTCCTAACCTCCATGAACTCACAACAAGCTCTAACTACACATGGAAAAGTGAACTTATCAGGCATTACACCCACTGACCTCATTCTCTTATAAAACTGAAACCCATGTGCTGCAAGTCCATTTGCAACAAATCCAGCAATTATTGCATTGTATGCAAACACATTACGCTCACGATATGGATCGTGGAAAACTAAAACAGCCTGTTCCATTTGATTGCATTTAGAGTACATGTTGATCAAGCTAGTAATGGATGAAGGCAAATGAATAAATCCAGAAGTGATCATTAAGGAATGAAGCTGTTTTCCTTTAGTGAGATTCTTGTGGTTGGCATATGATTGGAGAACAAAATTGCAGGTGGCTACATCATAGTGTATTTGAAAAACTAGAAGTCTGGAGGGTAAACAGAAAAACGGAGAGGAGAATAAATGGTGCTTCTTACCGATGATTTTTGAGAGGATGGTCTTTTTGCTCATTTGATTCATATAAGCCAGTGTGAGAAAATTTGCAGAAGTTGATATGAACAAAGGTCATCTATCAATGATGTCATGAAACATCCACCGTGCAATTCTTAATTTTGGCATTACCACCTACAATCACAACATACCCGACATATTTAGATATGAGCATGCACACACAAATATACACATGTGAATacatgttttaaaaagaaagaattgcaATGGCATCAAACAAGAATAACTGGAGCAAAATTTCTTAAAAACTGAGAACACTTTTCATTATAGATAAACCTTTATTATTCGGAATCTGAAAGCAATTAAAAAATACAGCTCGccaaattcaaacatgaataatAGGAGAAACATTAAAATGAACGAAAAAGATAGAGCAAATCAAGTCAGAAATATCTTGGGAAAAACCAGCAGGCAGCAAGCCATCCTTTTGTTTTCTCCCCTTCTCCTGTAGTAACACTAGCCTTTAATAATAGTAAAGAAAGCTTACGCAAGAGGGGTAACAAGACATTAGTGATGGGTGTGTTTCCAATTGGTACAAATTAAAAGGCTTAAATACACAAAAAAGGCTCTAATGTATGGCTAATTTCAATTTACCCTTAAAAGTTTTAGAATTTTTACTACATTTTGATACTAACACCAAATTCATGCCAATGAGATATAAACatacaaaattttgattttttttccctttccatTTCTGTCCACAGGGACAAATGAAAAATAACAGGGAGCTCCAATCATAAGTGCAAAGCAAAACGAAAATCTAAGTTTTATTAGGGttgtttctacaaatggaaGTCGAATGAAACGAGGGTTTTTCGTGTGTTCCATTTCCAGTGAACCCAAATTAATTGAATACGAATCGTGAGCAGAAAACAACAGTCCTCGCCTCTTCTGCACTTATATATACCAGtaagaaaagggagaaaaatCAGCATTACTCGATGAAATAAGAACAACGTGTAAGAGATGAAGAAGACAATGAGGAGAGACCAGAGTTGAGACTCAGTGAAACAGCAGAAATCGCAGAACTGAAAGCAAATTAGATTAAAGATCAAACTGAAACTGACATGGGAAACTGGAAGAAATGAGAAAGAGAAGCCTCACCGCCGCCGCTGGTCGCCGGATCGAAAATGAATTGCGGGTACTTGGTGAGTAGCCGTTCGGACCATCCTCGAATTTATTATCTTCATTATAGCAAGAACCATGGTTTCGTCGATATTCGACTGCTTCTGGCGTAAATTTCGTTGCTTTCGgttttaaaagaatgaaattgaGGATGCATGGACACTTTTCtcggtttttgtttttagaatcttgaatattaaaattattttttcaccatttttttttctcagttAACTTGCACCTTTATTTAAGTACAATACCTAAATTCTTAGTCCATTCCAAAAACaataagaaattttttaaaattattttttaagtttttaaaatttgtcttaattttttaagtcataaataaaaaatagagaataaaGGAAGAATTTAAAAGTGAAAGTAATGTAtatcaacttaattttcaaaaataaaaaatcaaaaaccaaataattgtcTGGGACataagtaatttaattttactaatCTTAGATCATTCACTATTCAAGATTGAACATGAATTATTTCAAGATCCTTCACTATTCAAGATTGCAcatttatccaaaaaaaaaaaagtttatacaCGAACTTTTAACTTCAACATATCAACTCAATGTCCAAAAACTTCTTAATTTAATTGTGTTTTTATGTCTTatttataatcatatttataaatagagtgaaatttaaaagttatttaacttttaattgccttaatagtcaaaataatctaaattaatgaaataatctaaatttaaactttGATAACTTAtaattagagatgtccaattttcccACGGGAATGGGCCCCACAGGGATTCCCCGATTAGGCGAGATTAGGCGAgaaatgggggagggagtgagGGAAAAAAGTCCCCGTGAGCTAAACGGGAATGGGGATGGGGACAgagaatgcattccccgtcccgACCCCCACCCCGCCCCTGTTCCCGTCCTGATTAGCTTCTACATgtttatttagtataattatttaatgttatgtgttattattattatataaatattacatttaaattccaaatttgattatttgttAGGAaatataatgaatatgtttaaattgaatatttaaaattagattatatatgtgaataatttgcttatatttatttctttctactaaaa encodes:
- the LOC120070120 gene encoding pentatricopeptide repeat-containing protein At3g14730-like translates to MNQMSKKTILSKIIGKKHHLFSSPFFCLPSRLLVFQIHYDVATCNFVLQSYANHKNLTKGKQLHSLMITSGFIHLPSSITSLINMYSKCNQMEQAVLVFHDPYRERNVFAYNAIIAGFVANGLAAHGFQFYKRMRSVGVMPDKFTFPCVVRACCEFMEVRKIHGCLFKMGLELDVFVGSALVNTYLKVDMMEDAEKVFEELPERDVVLWNAMINGYTQIGRLNKAVVVFKNMGKEGISPCRFTMTGILSILTLMRDINNGRAIHGIVTKMGYSSCVAVSNALIDMYGKCKHIEDALMIFEMINEKDLFSWNSVISAHEQCGDHDSTLRLFGKMLGSRVLPDVVTITAVLPACSHLAALMHGREIHGYMIVNGLGKNENGDDVLLNNAVMDMYAKCGCMKNADIVFDLTRNKDVASWNIMIMGYAMHGYGKEALDMFHLMCEAQIKPDAVTFVGVLSACSHAGFVHQGRSFLTRMELEFGVVPTIEHYTCIIDMLGRAGHVEEAYELAQRIPLQENLVLWMALLGACRLHGNAELGKVVGEKITRLEPEHCGSGSYILMSSMYGVVGRYEEALEVRRTMNEQNVKKTPGCSWIELKDGLYVFSMGDRTHHELNALINCLCGIGYFHDEVMHSF